Proteins co-encoded in one Malus sylvestris chromosome 7, drMalSylv7.2, whole genome shotgun sequence genomic window:
- the LOC126630046 gene encoding calcium-binding protein CBP-like translates to MAQGGLDSEEEEDPETEVEGSSNARKIGPKEFDALFYSLQIWRGIFESFDRDRSGFIDANELRDALLSLGYSVSPVVLELLVSKFDKSGGKKRAFEYENFIEYCLTVKAAVTLEKSKWVVSRKGNYGRDLLN, encoded by the exons ATGGCCCAAGGTGGTTTagattcagaggaagaagaggatcCTGAAACAGAGGTCGAAGGTTCCTCCAACGCCAGGAAGATCGGGCCTAAGGAATTCGATGCACTGTTCTAcagtcttcaaatttggagGGGAATATTTGAGAGTTTCGACCGGGACAGAAGTGGGTTCATTGATGCAAATGAGTTGAGAGATGCACTGCTGAGTCTGGGATATTCTGTGTCACCTGTAGTTTTGGAACTGCTGGTCTCTAAATTCGACAAGTCTGGAGGCAAAAAGAGGGCCTTTGAATATGAAAATTTCATCGAGTACTGTCTGACTGTTAAGGCAGCTGTCACTTTAGAGAAAAGCAAGTGGGTGGTGTCAAG aaaagggaattatgggcgtgacctaTTGAACTGA
- the LOC126628279 gene encoding rust resistance kinase Lr10-like isoform X3, which produces MQQLTISSFCVLLLLAFIEGVGGSQHACTESKCGDDHGLAIHFPLRRWHHCGGNKIECNGRHETVLIKFFVKHIDYKYQEIQVYNYNQVNCLLLKPLEITNTVISPFYFLNGVLNVTLFRCPTLVERDTYGGFQVPCLGGHGDRIYGVFSFFGLFESFTGLQSCTRMYDVLSVPVGDWVNGSLILQFKWSKPNCTECEAEGTTSEIGCVPHTKPSKTKTFVATGATLGSFVLLLGIFVAYHVYSADQKEKENRLKLETFLADYKALKPSRYSYADIKRITNQFKYKLGQGAYGTVFKGKLSSECFVAVKVLNNSKGDGEEFVNEVGVMGHVHHINVVRLVGFCADGFRRALVYEFFPNGSLQDYISSVDRKNSFLGWDKLQDIAIGIAKGIEYLHLGCDLRILHFDIKPHNILLDQNFTPKISDFGLAKLCSKDQSIVSMTTARGTMGYIAPEVFSRNFGNVSYKADVYSFGMLLLEMIGGRKNIGSTTESTTNEIYYPEWIYNILEEGDDLRIHIGEEGDGKIPKQLAIVGLWCIQWHPVDRPSMTTVVQMLGGGENLRMPPNPLVSAGPTQTSQAGIPKRRLLELEAIAELE; this is translated from the exons ATGCAGCAATTGACCATCTCTTCCTTTTGCGTATTATTGTTATTGGCCTTCATCGAAGGGGTCGGGGGAAGCCAACATGCGTGCACAGAGTCCAAGTGCGGCGATGATCATGGCCTGGCTATCCATTTCCCATTGCGCCGCTGGCATCATTGTGGGGGTAATAAGATTGAATGCAATGGGAGACATGAGACGGTACTAATAAAATTCTTTGTCAAACACATAGATTACAAGTATCAGGAAATCCAAGTATATAATTATAACCAAGTTAATTGCCTGCTGTTGAAGCCTTTGGAAATCACCAATACGGTAATCTCTCCCTTCTACTTCCTAAATGGCGTACTTAATGTCACCTTATTCCGTTGCCCTACTCTTGTTGAAAGAGATACATATGGTGGCTTTCAAGTCCCCTGCCTTGGTGGCCACGGAGACAGAATTTATGgcgtcttttctttctttggattatTTGAAAGCTTCACAGGCCTACAGTCTTGTACAAGGATGTATGATGTTTTATCAGTTCCAGTTGGCGATTGGGTAAATGGCAGTCTTATTCTTCAATTCAAATGGTCAAAACCGAATTGTACAGAATGTGAAGCAGAGGGCACCACGAGCGAAATTGGATGTGTTCCCCATACGAAACCAA GCAAAACAAAGACGTTTGTGGCCACAG GAGCAACCCTGGGTTCATTTGTTCTGTTACTAGGGATCTTTGTAGCATATCATGTCTATAGCGCTgatcaaaaggaaaaagagaatCGATTAAAACTTGAAACATTTTTAGCGGACTACAAAGCTCTCAAGCCAAGCAGATATTCATATGCAGATATTAAGAGGATTACAAATCAATTCAAGTACAAATTAGGCCAAGGAGCCTACGGAACtgtttttaaaggaaaactttCTTCTGAATGCTTTGTTGCTGTGAAGGTACTTAACAATTCTAAGGGCGATGGGGAAGAGTTCGTAAATGAAGTGGGAGTAATGGGCCATGTTCACCACATCAATGTGGTTCGCTTGGTTGGTTTTTGTGCAGATGGATTTAGACGAGCTCTGGTTTATGAGTTCTTTCCCAATGGTTCACTCCAGGATTATATTTCATCAGTAGATAGAAAGAACTCTTTCCTTGGTTGGGATAAGTTGCAAGATATTGCTATCGGCATTGCCAAAGGAATAGAATATCTTCACCTGGGATGCGATCTACGAATCCTCCATTTCGATATCAAACCCCACAATATTTTGCTAGACCAAAACTTCACACCAAAAATCTCAGATTTTGGTCTGGCCAAGTTATGTTCCAAGGATCAAAGCATAGTGTCAATGACTACAGCGAGGGGGACCATGGGCTACATTGCACCCGAAGTGTTTTCCAGGAATTTTGGAAATGTGTCTTACAAGGCAGATGTCTATAGTTTTGGAATGCTGCTGCTTGAGATGataggaggaaggaagaatatTGGTTCAACCACAGAGAGCACGACCAATGAAATTTACTATCCAGAATGGATTTATAACATTCTAGAGGAAGGAGATGACCTACGAATCCATATCGGGGAAGAAGGGGATGGTAAGATTCCAAAGCAACTTGCAATTGTAGGGCTCTGGTGCATCCAGTGGCACCCGGTGGATCGTCCTTCCATGACAACTGTTGTTCAGATGCTAGGAGGAGGAGAAAACTTGAGGATGCCTCCTAATCCTCTTGTTTCTGCAG